The following coding sequences lie in one Glycine max cultivar Williams 82 chromosome 19, Glycine_max_v4.0, whole genome shotgun sequence genomic window:
- the LOC100813957 gene encoding two-component response regulator 24, with protein MFERVGIKDVTAAKNGKEAVDLHRINGQSFDLILMDKDMPIMNGIQATKELRSTGISSKIIGVSSSSREESNVQEFVEAGLDDYYMKPLTEEMLREILDKIKP; from the exons ATGTTTGAAAGAGTTGGGATAAAAGATGTTACTGCTGCGAAAAATGGCAAAGAAGCCGTGGATCTTCATCGCATTAATGGTCAAAGTTTTGACCTGATTCTCATGGATAAGGACATGCCTATCATGAATGGAATTCAG gCAACAAAGGAACTTCGCTCAACGGGGATCAGTAGCAAGATTATTGGTGTGTCGTCATCAAGCCGTGAAGAGAGTAATGTACAAGAATTTGTTGAAGCGGGGCTAGATGACTACTACATGAAACCCTTGACCGAAGAAATGCTTAGAGAAATTCTTGATAAGATCAAGCCTTGA